In one Methanobrevibacter arboriphilus genomic region, the following are encoded:
- a CDS encoding DUF308 domain-containing protein, with product MENKILIGIIAFILGIIVIAFPLLSVGFLVVASGLSVCILAIYWIIRGIQHWNENKATCVLYVLVGLFAFFFGLVLTGNFPLFLFTSSFLLYIIGFLMIIFGIAGIINNEKNMSKISSLLFFIFGIVLLIFANLIFENPLYLALIIGIALMIEGISLILESKDKKIGSEEK from the coding sequence ATGGAAAATAAAATACTTATAGGAATAATAGCATTTATTCTTGGGATTATAGTAATTGCATTTCCTCTTCTTAGTGTTGGATTTCTTGTAGTTGCTTCTGGTTTGTCGGTCTGTATTTTAGCTATTTATTGGATAATTAGGGGTATTCAACATTGGAATGAAAATAAAGCAACCTGTGTTTTGTATGTTTTAGTTGGATTATTTGCATTCTTTTTTGGACTTGTTTTAACAGGTAATTTCCCACTATTCTTATTTACTTCTAGCTTCTTATTGTATATAATTGGGTTTCTAATGATAATATTTGGTATAGCTGGAATAATTAATAATGAAAAGAATATGTCAAAAATATCTTCATTATTGTTCTTTATATTTGGTATTGTTCTTTTAATTTTTGCTAATTTAATATTTGAAAATCCATTATACTTAGCACTCATCATTGGAATAGCTTTGATGATTGAAGGAATTTCTTTAATTTTAGAATCAAAAGATAAAAAGATTGGTTCTGAAGAAAAATAA
- a CDS encoding DUF308 domain-containing protein — MENKSVVGIVAIILGLIIMIFPFVSQFVLSIIAGIGILILGIYYIILGSNLWSISKGSSIAHVILGIFGIIVGIILLGNILIFDLLVGLYLYIVGFMLLLSGIVGLFTRSIMMTKASAALMALLGIITIILGYFALLSPIYVSIILGISLLIDGIAIAMGNFDQVDDVDQLDD; from the coding sequence ATGGAAAATAAAAGTGTTGTAGGAATAGTGGCAATTATTCTTGGTCTTATAATTATGATTTTCCCATTTGTGAGTCAGTTTGTTTTATCTATTATAGCTGGAATTGGGATTTTAATTTTAGGTATTTATTATATCATTCTTGGATCAAACTTATGGTCAATAAGTAAAGGAAGTTCTATTGCTCATGTAATATTGGGTATTTTTGGTATTATTGTAGGGATAATTCTTTTAGGAAATATATTGATATTTGACCTTTTAGTGGGATTATACTTATATATAGTTGGTTTTATGTTATTATTATCTGGTATTGTAGGTTTATTCACCAGAAGCATAATGATGACAAAAGCATCTGCAGCTTTAATGGCTTTATTAGGTATTATCACTATAATCCTTGGATATTTCGCATTACTAAGCCCAATCTATGTATCTATAATTTTAGGTATTAGCTTACTTATCGATGGAATTGCTATTGCTATGGGAAATTTTGATCAAGTAGATGATGTTGATCAACTGGACGATTAA
- a CDS encoding MJ0307 family thioredoxin gives MLKVEVFTSPSCPYCPMAEQVVEEAKNEIGDEMEVEVINIMTDRQRAVDYGIMAVPAIAINGVVEFVGAPSKNELMAKLKQ, from the coding sequence ATGTTAAAAGTAGAAGTATTCACATCTCCAAGTTGTCCTTATTGTCCAATGGCTGAACAAGTTGTAGAAGAAGCAAAAAATGAAATTGGGGACGAAATGGAAGTAGAGGTTATTAATATAATGACTGATAGACAAAGAGCTGTTGATTATGGGATAATGGCAGTTCCAGCTATAGCTATTAATGGTGTTGTTGAATTTGTAGGAGCACCAAGTAAAAATGAATTAATGGCTAAATTAAAACAATAA
- the cbiD gene encoding cobalt-precorrin-5B (C(1))-methyltransferase CbiD has translation MNNYEKENQFDKNDYTHSNVDYGLTTGSIATATSLAAIKKIINSNEEFNIVKIITPFEELDVDIEKCELINENKAETIGVKYPYNDPDVTVNLKIISSVELIDKKEIYKRNIYKSDIYKRDTYKKIMDTNNLDIDEKIENKVIVEGGFGVGTITKPGLQIPVGESAINPVPLDMIQKNLAGLVPDGKIAKVIISVPEGEKIAKKTMNPKLGIIGGISILGTTGIARAMSTKAYKDSLLCQLDMAIALIDEGKYKKDEIVFVPGNIGEKLALRDLNLKDNKKVKKDQIVQTGNYIGFMLEEAKKREIDKITLFGHIGKLVKVAGGIFNTKHSIADGRREIIATHAGLCGADTETIKSIFDSKTTEGMIDILKDKNINKKVLNSISLAIKERCLERADMDVNVILVDMEGNQLNSKI, from the coding sequence ATGAATAACTATGAAAAAGAAAATCAATTTGATAAAAATGATTATACTCACTCTAATGTTGATTATGGATTAACTACTGGAAGTATAGCTACAGCTACTTCACTTGCAGCTATTAAAAAGATTATTAATTCTAATGAGGAATTTAATATTGTTAAAATTATAACTCCTTTTGAGGAACTTGATGTTGATATTGAAAAATGTGAACTAATAAATGAAAATAAAGCAGAAACAATTGGAGTTAAATATCCTTATAATGATCCAGATGTTACTGTTAATTTAAAAATAATTTCTTCGGTTGAATTAATTGATAAAAAAGAGATTTATAAAAGAAATATTTATAAAAGTGATATTTATAAAAGAGATACTTATAAGAAGATCATGGATACTAATAATTTAGATATTGATGAGAAGATTGAGAATAAGGTTATTGTTGAAGGTGGCTTTGGTGTCGGAACTATAACTAAACCAGGCCTTCAAATTCCAGTTGGTGAATCAGCAATAAATCCTGTTCCATTGGATATGATTCAAAAAAATTTAGCTGGTCTTGTTCCTGATGGAAAAATAGCTAAAGTTATAATTTCTGTTCCAGAAGGTGAAAAAATAGCTAAAAAAACAATGAATCCTAAACTAGGGATTATTGGAGGGATTTCTATTCTTGGAACTACTGGCATAGCTAGGGCAATGTCAACAAAAGCTTATAAAGATTCTCTTCTTTGTCAACTCGATATGGCTATAGCTTTAATAGATGAAGGAAAGTATAAAAAAGATGAAATTGTTTTTGTTCCAGGTAATATTGGGGAAAAATTAGCCCTTAGAGATTTAAATCTTAAAGATAATAAAAAGGTTAAGAAAGATCAAATTGTTCAAACAGGGAATTATATTGGTTTTATGCTTGAAGAAGCTAAAAAAAGAGAAATTGATAAAATCACCCTGTTTGGTCATATTGGAAAGCTTGTTAAGGTAGCTGGAGGTATTTTCAATACTAAACATAGTATTGCTGATGGAAGAAGAGAAATAATAGCTACTCATGCAGGATTGTGTGGTGCAGATACAGAAACCATTAAATCAATTTTTGATTCAAAAACTACCGAAGGAATGATTGATATTCTTAAAGATAAGAATATTAATAAAAAGGTACTAAATAGCATTAGCTTAGCTATTAAAGAAAGATGTTTAGAAAGAGCTGATATGGATGTTAATGTGATTTTAGTTGATATGGAAGGAAATCAGCTAAATTCAAAAATATAA